In a genomic window of Pontibacter liquoris:
- a CDS encoding DUF6687 family protein: MKRAFIPFSEIKNQPALVVDSTHPNGVMLSHWRGVATPDAIRSDTSAGIVLNALRLQLPELELPFVTANHFDIDGFVGVWALLHPEEALAHEELLRQMALIGDFRELDLSHPLAGEALKLVCWINAKERELFYKPFAADEMPEKETVQCARKFAYFLREFWRVLQDPDWERGAWEDEVGGVLLGYRDMYKPETKLARYPEIGLVIVETPHPLHYYALFSRTVGFDIVLMCYERNRYELEYKYTTWVDIASRPTLPRVSMAPLATQLNQLETSGLTWTYDAVTETGPLLRLNGDQLNRVETYDNPTEREIYSSSIPAEQLKQVVVAYFREAFAGIEPKYNWSWKEVKELSS, translated from the coding sequence ATGAAACGAGCGTTTATTCCATTTTCAGAAATTAAAAACCAACCGGCCCTGGTCGTGGACAGCACCCATCCCAATGGGGTGATGCTCTCGCACTGGCGGGGTGTGGCCACGCCCGACGCGATCCGGTCCGATACCAGCGCCGGGATCGTGCTAAATGCTTTGCGCCTGCAGTTGCCCGAACTGGAGCTACCCTTCGTAACGGCCAACCATTTCGACATCGACGGGTTTGTGGGCGTTTGGGCGCTGCTGCACCCCGAGGAGGCCTTGGCGCATGAGGAACTGCTGCGCCAGATGGCGCTCATCGGCGACTTCCGGGAGCTGGACCTGAGTCACCCACTGGCCGGGGAAGCGCTGAAGCTGGTGTGCTGGATAAATGCCAAAGAGCGGGAGTTGTTCTACAAACCTTTTGCCGCTGACGAGATGCCCGAAAAGGAGACCGTGCAATGTGCCCGCAAGTTTGCTTATTTCCTGCGGGAGTTTTGGCGCGTACTGCAGGATCCGGACTGGGAACGCGGTGCCTGGGAAGACGAAGTGGGCGGCGTGCTGCTGGGCTACCGCGACATGTATAAACCAGAAACCAAACTGGCGCGCTACCCGGAGATCGGGTTGGTGATCGTGGAAACGCCGCATCCGCTGCATTATTACGCCCTGTTTAGCCGCACCGTCGGATTCGATATCGTGCTGATGTGCTATGAGCGGAACCGTTATGAGCTGGAATACAAGTATACCACCTGGGTTGATATCGCTTCGCGGCCTACTTTGCCCCGGGTAAGTATGGCGCCGCTGGCAACGCAGCTGAACCAGTTGGAAACCAGCGGCCTGACCTGGACCTACGATGCCGTAACCGAAACCGGTCCGCTGCTACGCCTCAATGGCGACCAGCTCAACCGGGTAGAAACGTACGACAATCCTACTGAGCGGGAGATCTATTCTTCCTCTATTCCTGCAGAGCAGCTTAAACAGGTCGTGGTGGCGTATTTCCGGGAAGCGTTTGCCGGCATAGAGCCAAAGTATAACTGGAGCTGGAAAGAAGTGAAGGAGCTGAGCAGCTAA
- a CDS encoding universal stress protein: protein MKKILCPTDFSRTAGNAVEYAAYLAQRAHAHLTLLHVVHLPIVDTSDTAMVASELLGEQTRDANERLKAKCLFLEEQYGANRGGGFTCDYLVKEALLTDMAKQLTGDEGYDLIVMGTTGCDSTMEELLIGSNTEAIIEEVKCPVFSIPATATAPSLERIVYATDFSEQDRRALAEVVALGSLFGADIHVVHVVKEDTAEGRARAQQFWAEIQQQYPGVPLFFQEIIHKHRDEGLKSYYQEVNGSMLAILRKEKGFLQDLFSQSLAERLTYQAAMPLLVLQGKK, encoded by the coding sequence ATGAAAAAGATTCTTTGTCCGACCGATTTTTCCAGAACTGCCGGTAATGCGGTGGAGTATGCCGCTTACCTGGCGCAACGGGCCCATGCCCACCTCACGCTGCTGCATGTGGTGCACCTGCCCATTGTCGATACCTCCGACACGGCCATGGTGGCAAGTGAGCTGCTGGGTGAGCAGACGCGCGACGCTAACGAAAGATTAAAGGCTAAGTGCCTGTTTTTAGAAGAACAGTACGGCGCCAACCGCGGCGGCGGCTTTACCTGCGATTACCTGGTGAAGGAGGCCCTGCTCACCGATATGGCCAAGCAACTGACCGGCGACGAAGGCTATGACCTGATTGTGATGGGAACTACCGGCTGCGACAGCACGATGGAAGAGCTGCTGATCGGGAGCAACACCGAAGCCATAATAGAGGAAGTGAAATGCCCGGTGTTTTCTATTCCTGCTACGGCCACAGCGCCTAGCCTGGAGCGGATCGTGTATGCCACTGATTTCAGCGAGCAGGACCGCCGGGCACTGGCCGAAGTAGTGGCCTTGGGTAGCCTGTTTGGCGCTGACATCCATGTGGTGCACGTGGTAAAAGAAGATACGGCAGAAGGCAGGGCACGGGCGCAGCAGTTCTGGGCAGAAATACAGCAGCAGTACCCAGGTGTGCCGTTATTTTTTCAGGAAATTATCCATAAGCACCGCGATGAAGGGTTGAAATCATACTATCAAGAGGTGAATGGCAGCATGCTGGCCATCCTGCGCAAAGAAAAGGGCTTCCTGCAAGACCTCTTTTCGCAAAGCCTGGCCGAGCGCTTAACCTACCAGGCCGCCATGCCCCTGCTGGTGCTGCAGGGCAAAAAATAA
- a CDS encoding DinB family protein yields the protein MALKDALAAELKHEVVSIRKMLERLPAESFGWKPHPKSSTLGDLVTHIIGLLSWIPPVTTTSDDLDLADPRYRPTRQADLTPEDLGTLLEQHLQQSLEGLASTTDEHLGTMVKLRNGEHVITQMPRKALIRTIVLNHMIHHRGQLSVYLRLLDLPVPQMYGPTADEPFKM from the coding sequence ATGGCATTAAAAGACGCATTGGCAGCAGAGCTGAAGCACGAAGTAGTATCGATCCGGAAAATGCTGGAGCGCTTACCGGCAGAGTCATTCGGCTGGAAACCGCATCCGAAATCTTCTACCCTCGGCGATCTGGTAACCCACATTATCGGGCTGCTCTCTTGGATACCGCCGGTTACCACTACATCCGATGATCTAGATCTGGCGGATCCCCGCTACAGACCAACCCGCCAGGCTGACCTGACGCCTGAGGATTTGGGAACCCTGTTGGAGCAACACCTGCAGCAATCGCTGGAGGGGCTGGCGAGCACCACAGATGAGCATCTGGGCACCATGGTAAAACTGCGAAACGGCGAGCACGTGATCACGCAGATGCCCCGCAAGGCCCTGATCCGCACGATCGTACTTAACCACATGATCCACCACCGCGGTCAGTTGTCGGTGTACTTGCGCCTGCTGGATTTACCAGTGCCCCAAATGTATGGCCCGACGGCCGACGAACCGTTCAAAATGTAA
- a CDS encoding thermonuclease family protein encodes MKKHLTFILLLLSSLTFSCKHNQQDAQEQFRKRQEAIQERTPENSSAETTPSQSASPDTLLPAPATMEAAPAAKPSTAAGDKVVGVKDGDTIVLLQNGQQVTVRLYGVDTPEKTQDFGQRAKQFTSDLAFGKFVRLIPKNKDRYGRTVGTIILPDGRSLNEELVRNGFAWHYKAYSTDKKLADLETDARRFKRGLWQSPNPTPPWDYRKDKRSSGAAKAVANANAPVPAGATKRTVYLCSSSGATVYYFKKDCPGLRRCKQDVIAVTESEAIRTYNRHADKTCGQ; translated from the coding sequence ATGAAAAAACACCTTACTTTTATATTGCTGCTGCTCAGCTCGCTTACTTTTTCCTGTAAGCACAACCAGCAGGATGCGCAGGAACAGTTCCGCAAACGGCAGGAAGCCATACAGGAGCGTACGCCCGAAAACAGCAGCGCCGAAACAACGCCATCGCAGTCTGCCAGTCCGGACACCCTGCTGCCGGCACCTGCCACCATGGAAGCCGCTCCCGCTGCCAAACCATCCACTGCTGCCGGCGACAAGGTAGTGGGCGTAAAGGACGGAGACACCATCGTGTTGCTGCAAAACGGCCAGCAAGTAACCGTCCGCCTCTACGGGGTAGATACGCCAGAGAAGACGCAGGATTTCGGGCAACGGGCCAAGCAATTTACCTCCGACCTGGCCTTTGGCAAGTTTGTGCGTCTCATCCCTAAAAACAAAGACCGCTACGGCCGCACGGTAGGCACGATCATACTGCCCGATGGCCGCAGCCTGAACGAGGAACTGGTGCGCAATGGCTTTGCCTGGCATTACAAAGCTTACTCTACAGATAAGAAATTAGCCGACCTGGAGACAGATGCCCGCCGTTTTAAGCGCGGCCTATGGCAAAGCCCCAACCCTACCCCGCCCTGGGATTACCGCAAGGACAAACGGAGTAGCGGCGCCGCAAAGGCGGTAGCTAACGCCAATGCGCCTGTTCCGGCAGGAGCCACAAAGCGCACGGTATACCTGTGCAGCAGTTCCGGCGCCACGGTTTACTATTTCAAAAAAGACTGCCCCGGCTTGCGGCGCTGCAAGCAGGATGTGATTGCCGTTACCGAATCCGAAGCGATCCGGACCTACAACCGGCACGCCGATAAAACCTGCGGGCAGTAA